Genomic segment of Mycolicibacterium psychrotolerans:
ATCAGGTCCTTCTGGTTGAGGACGTTCAAGACGCCCGGCTGGCCGATCATCGCGTCGTCGAAGTCCTTGTGCTGCTCGGGATCGTCGAGCTTGACGACGAACGACGCCGGGAACGCGTCCTTGCCTGCGACGTCCTTGTACTGGGGGAACTTGCGGATCGCGTCGTCGTAGGCCTCGTCGCGGTTGAGGAAGCGCACAGACCGCACGTCCTGGCGGTCCTCGATCGTCTTGCGCAGCGCCTTGCACGGGTCCGCGTCGCACGTCGGATCGTTCGCCGAGACGTCGTTGGTGAGGAAAACCTGGCTCTCCACCCGATCGAGGTAGATCGCGCGGGACTGGTCGGCCAACCGCACCACCAGCAGGCCGCCACCGAACAATCCGATCGAGATCGCGGTCGTGAGCACCATCGCGACCGTCATGGTGACGTTGCGGCGAAGCCCGGTGAGGACTTCGTTGACGAGGAAGCCGAAGCGCACTAGCGATCCATTCCGTAGACGCCGCGCTGTTCGTCGCGAACCAGCCGGCCGAGTTCGAGTTCGACGACCCGCTGACGCATGGAGTCGACGATGTGGTGGTCGTGGGTGGCCATCAGCACCGTGGTTCCGGTGCGGTTGATCCGCTCGAGCAGATCCATGATGTCCTTGCTGGTCTCCGGGTCGAGGTTGCCCGTCGGTTCGTCGGCCAGCAGCACCAGCGGCCGGTTGACGAACGCCCGCGCGATCGCGACGCGCTGCTGCTCGCCACCGGACAGCTCGGCGGGCAGGCGGTTGGCCTTGCCGGACAACCCGACCATCTCGAGCACGTCGGGCACCACCCGGTTGATGGTGTCGGCCCGCTTGCCGATCACCTCGAGCGCGAACGCGACGTTCTCGAAGACCGTCTTCTGCTGCAGCAGCCGGAAATCCTGGAACACGCAGCCCATGACCTGGCGCAGACCCGGGATGTGCCGGCCGGACAGCTTGTTGACGTGGAACTTGGAGACCCGGATGTCGCCGGACGACGGATGCTCCTCGGCCAGCAGCAGGCGCATGAACGTGGACTTGCCCGACCCGGACGGGCCGATCAGGAAGACGAACTCACCCTTGTCGATCTTGACCGAGACGTTGTCGAGCGCCGGCCGCGCCGACGACTTGTACTGCTTGGAGACATGGTCGAGGGTGATCATCACGGCACGCCAGTGTAGCGGGGAGGCGCGCAGGCACCGCGGTGCTGCCGACTCACAGGGGAGGCGTCGCAGTCGTCACCGGCGGCACGCCGGGCGGGGCGACCGTGGTGGGCGCCAGCGTCGGCGGTGCCTGGGTGAACGTCTGCGGGCTCAGCGGCCCCGGCCCGTCCGGGTCGATCACGGTGGTGCTCGGGGCACCCGGCGCGGTGCCGTCGGTGCTGGTGGGCGACGTGGTTTCCGAGGGCGGCGACGTGGTCGTCGGAGCCGGGGTGGTGGTGCTCGTCGTGGTCGTCGTGGTGCGGGTGGTGGTCTCCGGCGCGCGGGTCTGCACATTGGTCCGCGGCACCCACGTGTAGTTCGGATCGGGCACGAAGCCGGGCGGCACCACCTGCGTCTGGTCGGCCGGTTTCTCCGACGACGCGGGCTGAAAGCTCTGATTCACCCAGAACAGTGCGACGAACGCGAGGATCAGCGCCGCCGTCGACGTCCGCATCCGGCCGCCGAAGATGTAGTTGGGCCAGCCGCGGGTGCTGCCCGGGCGCTTCGGCGCCCAGATCCAATCGGTCCACTTCATCGCTGCGACTCCGGTTGGGGCGGCGCTTCCTTGGCCGCGTCGTCGGATCGGGCGGGATGCGGGATCGCCGCGACGACGGGCGATGCCATTTCTCCGGGCGCGACGATCCCGGCGCGGCGCAGTGCGCGCACCACCAGCACGCGCAGCCGCCGCCCGACCTCGAACTGCTTGCCCGGCAGCGTGCGTGCCACCATCCGCAGATTCACCGTGTCCAGTTCGATGCTCTCCACGCCCATCAGCTGCGGCGCGTCGAGCAGCAGGTCCTTGAGCTGGGCGTCGTCTTTGGCATTGTCGGCCACGCCGTGCAGCACGTCGTTGACCGCGTTGAGGTCGGCGGCCACCGGGACCGGGATGTCGATGACCGCCCTTGCCCAGTCCTTGGACAGGTTGACGGTCTTCACGATCTGCCCGTTGGGGATCGTGTACATCTCCCCCTCGGCTGAACGGAGCTTGGTGACGCGGAGCGTGACGTCCTCGACCGTGCCCTCGGCGGGCAGAGCGATTCCGGCGACGGTCAGCGCGACCAGGTCACCGAACCCGTACTGCTTCTCGGTGATGATGAAGAAGCCCGACAGCAGGTCCTGCACCAGCCGCTGCGCGCCGAAGCCGAGCGCGGCGCCGATCACGGCGGCGGGCGCGACCAGGGAACTGATCGGGATCGCGAGGATGTCGGTGATCTGCACCAGCACCATCACCAGCAACAGGCCCACGGAGACGTAGGAGATCACCGACGCCACCGCTTGCCGGTGTTTGGCGCTCTCCGAGCGGACCAGCTGATCGCTTTCCTGGTATTCGGCGTCGATGTGCCGGGTGATGCGCTTCGCGGTCCAGTTGATGAATCTCGCCGCGAGCAGAGCGCCGATCAGCAGCAGCCCGATGCGTACTCCGCGGTCGAGAATCCACACGCCGATGTCACCGCGCCAGAAGCCGTGCCACCGGGACGCGAGGTCGAATGCAAGAAGCGTGTTGGTCAAGGGCTAGTCGCTGTCATCTTTTCTGTTGCGCCACCGGATACCGGCCTCCAGGAAGCCGTCGATGTCACCATCAAGCACCGCTGCTGGATTTCCGACCTCGTACTCCGTGCGCAGATCCTTCACCATCTGGTACGGGTGCAGCACATAGGAACGCATCTGGTTCCCCCAGGAGCTGCCGCCGTCGCTCTTGAGGGCGTCCATCTCGGCCCGCTCCTCTAAGCGCTTGCGCTCCAACAATTTCGCCTGAAGCACACGCATTGCCGACACTTTGTTCTGCAACTGCGACTTCTCGTTCTGGCAAGTCACGACGATACCGGTCGGGATGTGGGTCAGTCGAACGGCGGAGTCGGTGGTGTTCACCGACTGACCGCCGGGTCCGCTGGAGCGGTACACGTCCACCCGCACGTCGGCTTCGGGTATGTCGATGTGATCAGTGGTCTCGGTGACCGGCAGCACCTCGACTTCGGCGAAGGACGTCTGCCTGCGGCCCTGGTTGTCGAACGGGCTGATGCGCACCAGGCGGTGGGTGCCCTGCTCGACCGACAGGGTGCCGTAGGCGAACGGCGCGTGCACGGCGAACGTCGCGCTCTTGATGCCGGCTTCCTCGGCGTAGGAGGTGTCGTAGACCTCGACCGGATACTTGTGCTGCTCGGCCCACCGGATGTACATCCGCATCAGCATCTCCGCCCAGTCGGCGGCGTCGACCCCGCCGGCGCCCGATCGGATGTTGACCAGCGCCTCCCGCTCGTCGTACTCACCCGAGAGCAGGGTGCGGACCTCCAGCGCCTCGATGTCCTCGCGCAGTTGCCGCAGTTCGGCGTCGGCCTCGGCGGTAGCAGAGTCACCTTCTGCCCCGGCTTCCTCACTGGCCAGCTCGTAGAGCACCGGCAGATCCTCGACGCGCTGGCGCAGTTCCTCGACCCGGCGGAGTTCGTTCTGGGCGTGCGACAGATCGCTGGTCACCTTCTGCGCCCGCACCTGGTCGTCCCACAGCTTCGGGTCGGAGGCCTCCTGTTCGAGATTCGCGATGCGACCGCGAAGCGCCTCGACGTCGAGCACACGCTCCACCGTGGTGAGCGTGGCGTCGAGGGCGGCGATGTCGGCTTGACGATCAGGATGCACGGGAGATCAGGTTACCGGTCCGCGCGTTCGCCCCGGTCCACGCCGAGCGCGTTCTAGCATCGGGAGGCAACCCTCGTCCGGCCGCGTCGCGACAGCCCCCTGCGCGTGGCCGGGCAGCGACAGAAGGCAGCCCATATGCCCCCTTTGCGTCCCTATCACGTCGCGATCGTCGGCTCCGGACCGTCCGGGTTCTTCGCCGCGGCCTCGCTGCTCAAGGCCGCCGGATCCGGCGACGACCCGGCGCAGCGCGACATCCGTGTCGACATGCTCGAGATGCTGCCCACGCCGTGGGGCCTGGTGCGGTCCGGTGTCGCACCGGACCATCCGAAGATCAAGTCGATCTCGGCGCAGTTCGACAAGACCGCCGCCGATCCGCGTTTCCGGTTCTTCGGCAACATCGTCGTCGGCGACCACGTGCAGCCCGCGGAGCTCGCGCAGCGCTACGACGCCGTGATCTATGCCAACGGTGCGCAGTCCGACCGGCCGCTGGGCATTCCCGGGGAAGACCTGCCGGGCAGTGTGGCCGCCGTCGACTTCGTCGGCTGGTACAACGCGCACCCGCACTTCGAGGCGATGACACCGGACATCTCGTCCGGCCGCGCCGTCGTTGTCGGCAACGGCAACGTGGCGATCGACGTCGCACGCATCCTTGTCAGTGACCCCGACGTGCTCGCGGCGACCGACATCGCCGACCATGCGCTGGATCTGCTGCACGATCGCGGCGTCGAGGAGGTGCTGGTCATCGGCAGGCGCGGCCCGCTGCAGGCGCCGTTCACCACGCTGGAGCTGCGCGAGCTCGGCGACCTCGAGGCCCTCGGTGACGTCGACGTGGTCATCGACCCCGCCGACTTCGCCGACATCACCGACGAGGACCTCGAGGCCGCGGGAAAGACGGTGCGCAACAACATCAAGGTGCTGCGTGGCTACGCCGAGTTGGAACCGCGCGGAGCCAAGAGGCGCATCGTCTTCCGCTTCCGCACGTCGCCGATCGAGATCAAGGGCGACGGCAAGGTGGAGTCGATCGTGTTGGGCCGCAACGTTCTGGTCCGCGGTGCCGACGGCCGCGTCTCGGCGCGCGACACCGGCGAGCGCGAGGAGGTGTCCGCGCAGCTGGTCGTCCGTGCGGTCGGATACCGCGGGCTGCCGATGCCCGGTCTGCCGTTCGACGAACGGTCGGGCACCATCCCTCACACGGGCGGGAAGGTGCAGGACAGCCACAACGCTTACGTCGTGGGCTGGATCAAACGCGGTCCGACCGGCGTGATCGGCAGCAACAAGAGCGACTCGCAGGAGACCGTGAACACCCTGCTCGCCGATCTGCGCGCGGCGGAGCCCACGGACCTGGGT
This window contains:
- the ftsE gene encoding cell division ATP-binding protein FtsE, translating into MITLDHVSKQYKSSARPALDNVSVKIDKGEFVFLIGPSGSGKSTFMRLLLAEEHPSSGDIRVSKFHVNKLSGRHIPGLRQVMGCVFQDFRLLQQKTVFENVAFALEVIGKRADTINRVVPDVLEMVGLSGKANRLPAELSGGEQQRVAIARAFVNRPLVLLADEPTGNLDPETSKDIMDLLERINRTGTTVLMATHDHHIVDSMRQRVVELELGRLVRDEQRGVYGMDR
- the prfB gene encoding peptide chain release factor 2; amino-acid sequence: MHPDRQADIAALDATLTTVERVLDVEALRGRIANLEQEASDPKLWDDQVRAQKVTSDLSHAQNELRRVEELRQRVEDLPVLYELASEEAGAEGDSATAEADAELRQLREDIEALEVRTLLSGEYDEREALVNIRSGAGGVDAADWAEMLMRMYIRWAEQHKYPVEVYDTSYAEEAGIKSATFAVHAPFAYGTLSVEQGTHRLVRISPFDNQGRRQTSFAEVEVLPVTETTDHIDIPEADVRVDVYRSSGPGGQSVNTTDSAVRLTHIPTGIVVTCQNEKSQLQNKVSAMRVLQAKLLERKRLEERAEMDALKSDGGSSWGNQMRSYVLHPYQMVKDLRTEYEVGNPAAVLDGDIDGFLEAGIRWRNRKDDSD
- a CDS encoding mechanosensitive ion channel family protein; the protein is MTNTLLAFDLASRWHGFWRGDIGVWILDRGVRIGLLLIGALLAARFINWTAKRITRHIDAEYQESDQLVRSESAKHRQAVASVISYVSVGLLLVMVLVQITDILAIPISSLVAPAAVIGAALGFGAQRLVQDLLSGFFIITEKQYGFGDLVALTVAGIALPAEGTVEDVTLRVTKLRSAEGEMYTIPNGQIVKTVNLSKDWARAVIDIPVPVAADLNAVNDVLHGVADNAKDDAQLKDLLLDAPQLMGVESIELDTVNLRMVARTLPGKQFEVGRRLRVLVVRALRRAGIVAPGEMASPVVAAIPHPARSDDAAKEAPPQPESQR
- the ftsX gene encoding permease-like cell division protein FtsX, whose product is MRFGFLVNEVLTGLRRNVTMTVAMVLTTAISIGLFGGGLLVVRLADQSRAIYLDRVESQVFLTNDVSANDPTCDADPCKALRKTIEDRQDVRSVRFLNRDEAYDDAIRKFPQYKDVAGKDAFPASFVVKLDDPEQHKDFDDAMIGQPGVLNVLNQKDLIDRLFAVLDGISNAAFAVALVQAIGAVLLIANMVQVAAYTRRTEIGIMRLVGATRWYTQLPFLLEAMLAAFVGVLIAIAGLIAVRALFLESALDQFYQANLIARVDYADVLYYSAPWMLFLGLAMSGITSYVTLRLYVRR
- a CDS encoding FAD-dependent oxidoreductase — protein: MPPLRPYHVAIVGSGPSGFFAAASLLKAAGSGDDPAQRDIRVDMLEMLPTPWGLVRSGVAPDHPKIKSISAQFDKTAADPRFRFFGNIVVGDHVQPAELAQRYDAVIYANGAQSDRPLGIPGEDLPGSVAAVDFVGWYNAHPHFEAMTPDISSGRAVVVGNGNVAIDVARILVSDPDVLAATDIADHALDLLHDRGVEEVLVIGRRGPLQAPFTTLELRELGDLEALGDVDVVIDPADFADITDEDLEAAGKTVRNNIKVLRGYAELEPRGAKRRIVFRFRTSPIEIKGDGKVESIVLGRNVLVRGADGRVSARDTGEREEVSAQLVVRAVGYRGLPMPGLPFDERSGTIPHTGGKVQDSHNAYVVGWIKRGPTGVIGSNKSDSQETVNTLLADLRAAEPTDLGPDRAEQVERWLLERQPKLVTNDHWKLIDAHERTAGEGSGRPRVKVTSVEELLRIGHG